tgtgaaaatataGAAATTGACCGACGAAAGGCAGTGTATTTTACTACCTTGCTGCTTGCATACACTACCATGTATTAATACATTCATGTGATAATTTTCCTACATCAGGGAGTAATCCgaattttttctataaaaaatgtgTGAACCTCGATAGACACTTCAACATTGTTATTCAGAGAATAAACTAAAGCTGGCTCGTGACAATAGGAAACAAAGGATAAACAATACTTGTTATATGACAAAGTAGACTTTGCGTATACTTCTAGAGGGCGAGAGCCGCCTCGACCAGCCATTGTACTATTTGCATTGCGTTGAAGGCGTTACTAGTGCCTTTATAGACTTTAAATTAAGGTTAGATTGAtgtgtctatactaatattataaagaggaaaactttgtttgtatgtttgtttgtttgtttgagtgtaatgaataggctcaaaaactactggatcgattttaaaaattctttcactattcgaaagctacattatctacaagtaacataggctaaattttattttagaaaaaaacagggttccgtaagatatttaggtttttcggaTACAAGgtttaaaaaatcaaccagataagtagggtaggggtaggtaggagtagggtatggggtaggggtagggtaagggtaggggtaggggtaggataggggtagttgaaagtttacaacgagtttcacgcggacgaagtcgcgggcgtcggctagtgtaaaataaaacacaactgCCTATTGTGGGACATTCTTACGAAGTCCCTCGTGTGAATTAAAGTTCGTCAACCTGAGGTGTAGGTGTTAACAAcgttttttatcatcatcatcatcatatcagtcgatagaCATTCACTGCAGgatataagccttttgtagggactaccaaatcacgattctgagccgcctgcatccagcgactcgtTTAATGTCGTCaatctacctggtggggggtcgatcagtATTGTAGTTTCTAGTGaaaggtcgccattccagcacattgagaccccaacgtccatcggctcttcgaacaatgtgACCCGCCCATTTCCACTACAGCTTCACGTCATTACGAACCTacattggagaaggaattttccaatttgtacgtatagtgcataccctagtcaaAAACTATATGCACGCCATTGTAGgattataaaaaactgaatgAACCGCCGCGTCTCATTTACATATAGTATGTCTGAATTGTTATGTGAGGCACGGTTGTGCTACCTGCCTACTGCTTCTGATGAAGCTCTGATAAAGCCAGCGGCTGATAGCATCGCACTCCACGGCATAAAGTGCCCCTAAGTGGTTATAACTGTCAAATTTGCGAGCTTACACGTTCATGCAGTGTTGCCAGTTAAGTAAGACATTTTGACAACGGAAAGCACtaattcttcttcttcgagTGCCTCTCAGACTAGTCAAGGTCAGCTAGTCAGCTTCGTAATCTCTACTTTATTTTTCGCCAGGCTAAATAATTGTGTCATACTCGCGATCCATGTCCACTATCATGTACCTTAACCAAGACTAACTCTTCTGCCAGATACTTTTCCCATTAAAATAGGGTAGGAGTTCGTTTACGTATTTATCGTGTCTTAGCACGTGCCCCAGATAAGCAACTTTTCTCCTTTTGTCAGTCTGTAAAAGTTCGCGCTTCTGACTAAAGCGCTAACAGAGCTATCACACTAGCGGATTGCGAGCGTTTTAAAAGCGGAGCGGGCTCGCAACGGATACGTTACGAAAACGCCGCGCATCCGCAGCGAATTCGTTGCGAACGCACAATGTTGTATTGTCTCGTACAAACGCCAGTCCGTCCTAGTGTTGTCAAACGTAGGATTCGACTTTTTTGGCCCTTGTACGATATACGATCGAGTAATCGAAATCGTACgcaattgtaaattttaataaataaaacagccgTGTTTCCTAATTAGAATCCATTTTGTTACTGAATGTTTTGTAcgtcgttaatccgctacaaaaccGCGATGGAAACGTTGCGAATCCGCCAGCCACGCCTCCGCGACGTCTTCGCTACGCATCCGCAACGTATTCGCGACGCATTCGCTGCGCCTCCGCTCCGCTTTGCAATCACTGGCTATCCGCTAGTATGTTAAGGCCgtaatactgtttttttttacaatttttctattcGTCTTAATAAACAATTTGTCATTGGACCTGGgaatgaattatttattcatgatcaTAATAAACTGCATGTGACATGCATGGCGAGTTGTATGGAGTTCATAATACGTGGTTTTGGCTGTTTAAAAagagacggacagacagacaaacttacttttgAATTGATAATATTGATTGTTTTCCCTTTTTTTGCATCAGGGTAACAcgcaaaatatatttacataatacaattattaaaaagtcTGGCAACACTGCACACTTGTTTTTCCGGAAACATTTTATGGCCACCTGGTCCTCTAACTCAGCAAGTGATATTATCTCCTCGAGAGATATATTGAGATCACGtaatgtttgatttattaaaatcagaTCTGTAGATTGTGAAGAGATGTATACTGTACACTACGACGCTTTATTAGTTCTTTGCCCTGTGTTAATTAGATTTTAGGTTACCTACCATTCCATTTACTTCTGCCTCCggtaccggagggtgtgggttcgaattcggtccggggaatgcacctccaacttttcagttgtgtgcattttaagaatttaaatatcacgtgtctcaaacgatgaaggaaaaacatcgtgaggaaaccttcataccagagaattataatattaattttctgcgtgtgtgaagtctggcaatccgcattgggtcagcgtggtggactattgggctagcccctctcattctgagcgaagactcgagctcagcagttacccgaatatgggttgataatgataatgatggtgatgaccaTACCATTAAAGTATGGTACCCAACTTTGGTACTATACTTTATAGGTACACTTCTCTATCTAGAGTCTAAAAGTACAATTGTACAAAATTCCGTGTCATGTGAGTGTTACATTTGATGTggtatgaaatatattatgataaaaaaaaatgatgacgTCAGAATTTCCTCAAGTCACTGGTTCCCATTGCCACCAATTTCCACGAAGAGCTTGAAAATCGCTCACAGGCGCAGGCGCTATCGCTGACGGGCCCATTTATCGTCGCCGATGGGCCCAGCTGACGGGCCCACATTGAAAACAGTTTATCGTGGCGATAGCGATCTGTGCATTATGCGCGATCAACCTACGATCCATTAGGCCACGTGTACACAAACCATCGACCATTAGGCTACGTTTACAATAGTTTAACACTTACACAAGTATgtctctctgactgagagttacatatttgtatacCTTTTGGATCAAAGAGtagcagtgccaaaaaaataccgcggctagttgcctcgactggtgacagaagggctggttcattatttgcgcaaaggatcagcctggctgtccagcgcggaaatgcagccagtattcttgccaccattccagtTCCACCCGTTCTACCacaattttacttataattgGAGAGTTAAAATGATAttgatataaaaagtaaaactaagTCATTTAAGGCTTCTttaaagaaaacaaattaaaaacataaatcatCTACACATAAAATACTAATTTATATAGTCTGAAAACTAATTTTGAATGAAGTTATATTTTATGGACCACTAAATTAATTGGTACACACAAAATGttaaaaacttacaaaatatgAGCAAACATTACAAATGAAACTTAACAATCTCTGGAAAAATTAACTGTTGCTTATTCTTTTTTGATAATATGTTGTAATTTTGTGTCCAAAATTACAAGACGAAGTAGTTCGCCTCAtacttgattttataattttgcgcTCCCGAAATTCAGAAGCCTCACATGACTCACAGAAACCACGCACGATTACGTAAACTAGATCAAAACAAGAAGTTCAACGTATTACCAAGATGGGAACGTGTCGAGCATTCACATTTCAGCGTCTCTAGGATGTCCAGTTTCCCATAACGGTCAGTGtacacctcagaccaattatagaaggacctgtatcgcactcatagctacgaacaaaattatctgtaattttttgaggaaaacgagcttacatttggtatatatcttatactaaactagtagtttttgtcagttttttacactattcacttacacaaaaaggtatttttacggagctctttaaccgacgaacacgattacaactatttaacatcgatactatagagacagtttttataatcgcattagatcgttggtcatgtactttgacagaaaagttacgtctagcgaggcaggtcctatacaataattggtctgaggagtACACTGCCGAATCGTGTAAAATGACGATCGTAGCATGCACGGGCGCAGGCCGACCACCGTGCCTCGCATCCCAATGAGACGAGCCAGACTGGACTATATAACGCGTCCATCACTCCTCAACAACAATAGCTCGACAACCTCATAGCGCACAACACCCTTTGGAACACAAAGGGAACGCAGTGCCTCAAGTTTTAAGTATCCAAAAATCTGAAGATGAAGATGCTTTTCGTAGTCATCTTTGCCTGTGCTGTGTGGGAAGCCAGTGGATACCCCTACCCATATTATGGAACCAATATGGATTCGAGTGAGTTTACTGATTAACCTTACAAGTTTGGATGGACAAAGGAGTTTTGTTTATTGTAGCAGGTTGCTACGTACATGTTTCCGATTTCCGTCTTCGCCTTCGTCTCTTAACGCGATCGGAATCGATCTCAGATTGATACACTTCAATCAAGCAAGTTATCTTTGCCACAATTCCATTTCCAGCTATTAGAATAAGTTAagttaataattgtaatttcttaagTTACATGAGTTTTATATTTCCGTCCGTAAAATTTGATAAAGATTTGTAACAATTTGTATTTGGCATTGACTGGCACGTATTTTTTCTATAGTTATTTagcaatttattatttagtatattAGTACTGTTTAATTTAccaataacataaattattatctgattttaaattaaattacattgggtgaattttatatcaaatcctttaaatatttttgtgaagtGTCGTAGTAAACTTATCTATTATTAGAATTAGCTAAATATTGTtagaatccatactaatataataataatttcagaaagagttgttttttttattttgctttcaatctgtaatttaatgtaaaaatcattacaaaatGTTGCGATCCTCTGAGGATCGCAGACtctcgttttatattttttatctattttgacATAACTAATCCCCTGTTAGTCAATTTAACGAAAATCTATAGCTGGGATTAGATTTAATGGAAGATAATGACTTGGTAAACTCCTTGATAAATTTGTCAACGCATTAAACACTTGAATGGCCCGTAAAGTAACTGACTGAGGTTGGTGAAATTAGGTATAGTCTAAATTAATTACTAaggattatataatataaactactcagttaaataattaattattgtgtacCTTATAGTCATATAATACGATATGCAgcgatataaataaattaacaaattttcttCTACAGTTTCCTACGGATCGACCGACATCAACCGCGGAGGCGTTGCAATGAGTCGATACTACAACCCTTACTACAGCCCGCGCGCCTACGGAGGGGGGATGGCTGCCTTCATGTTCAAACCCGAGGATCAGTACCAGCCTCAGCCTCAGACCAGCCAGTACTACCTCCCTGACAGACGCCGTCAAACGCAACCAGAATCAAACTACCCCCAACAAAACGAGGTATACTACCCTCAAGTACCCGAACAAACTGAAAGACTACCCGAACAACCCGTTATACAAGAAAATCCTGCTATACCAGCAGTTACTGAAGCAACGGAATTAGTGGAGCCCACTGAAAAAACTGAAGTTGAAACTACTTTAAAAACCATTGTGCCTGAACTGTCAGAACCGGAGTCAGAAGAAATACCCAAGCCTGCATCAAAGAAACGCGTGACTAAAAAGAAGCAAGTCAAAAAGCCTGTGGAGGAAGAAGAGGATGAGAGTGACGATTATCCACCAAAGATGCCAAGCGGTGCTTTCTTCCCAATGTTCTTTGGCTGGGGTGGAAGATCCAGTAACGGTGCTCCGGGAGGTGCGACCGCTATAGCCAATGCTTACAGCACCGGGCGAGGAGGCGTAGCCACGAGCCATGCTACTGCATACGGACCTCCAAGACCAGAGAGTAAAAGATTGTAAAGATcatagattgtaaataaacttgtaagaattaagaaacttacgaatattatttaaacgggtacatacctaCCACAacaaaacgacgagatttttaatatcgatatttcgacccagtttaTCATGGCTCGTGGTCACGACGAGACTGTCCTGTGACCACGATCCACGAAgtcgaaataagtttaaaatcattattaagaAACTTGTATCAAGATGAGAAGAGCTATAAGTTGAACGCCATCTATCGTGTTACCCTTAAACTAAGTGAGCTTTATTTGTCGCAATCGTGCGTGTAGCTAAAGAATTTTTAGTTCTGCCGTGTCGTAGTTCAGGTTATTTCACACAGAGTGCGTTATATtcattaatgtaaaaaatatgaaatagttGTGATTTTATGAGGAATTCCATTTTGttataaacaatcaaatatttttttgttgtaaacaatgaaatattattattgttgttgtgaacaatatttttttactgtgaacaataaaacattatttttaatgctgtattttatttgaaaatcaaaaagCTGTATTACATATCTCGTATTAGGAACAATTCAAAGATAGAGAATACAAGTCAATTTGTAAAAgattcctttttttgaagtcggttaaaaagaaaaagaacttcaaaaatatttattgtttaaatttttcttaGCCATAATTAAACcataacaaaattatatatcAATAGTTCTGAAGCGTCGAgatattgctatttttttatttaatagttcaATGGTATTTCATGTTATATGAGAACAAGGTAAGGAGTTTACACTATTACACATGCAAATATTCATTGATtgtcagtcatcatcattataactaTAACGTTTCACTTAAGGATTAAGcctaattattttaactttgttaATACGGCTGGAcagacaattaattattattaaatagcgCTTCGAATACCTACTGATTGTCAAGTTATATTGATGAATGGTAACTGTGAGATTATCAATCCAGAAATCGGAAGCCCTCATAAATGGccatatctttattattatgtaagtataacTACAAGTATATTGGTAGGTAAATTTAAGAACTTTaccaaattttacaaaaattttggGACATTGTATTTCGTAATCATCACGTCATACTAGTAGAACCCTAATTAGTTAATATGCATGTTTTTGTGATACGTAAAGCCTAACGATGTACATAATCAACATTTgcatatttaaataatcaacatctattaataagtatttttaattcataCAGTATCGTCATTAACTTAAGaatcacaaaatataaaaatattttaaaaactatactaGGTCTGTATTTCACATTATCAGCCTAATTGCCTACAGtgggttttaaaaattttacattttcagtcttcaataatataattgtacATTACTTTCTGTAACTTCCAGCAGAGGCGGATGCCGACGCATATGCATACTTTCCTTTCGGAGCACACGTGCTTGATCCACATTCATTGGAACCAATGGTAGTAACAGAACCATCACCATCTCCATCTTGGTCTACTCCATCCAAACCTCCATTTATTTCGTCGAACTTTTGGTTAATTAGTCCACTGTTAGGTTTGGCTGGTATACCACTTATTGGTACACTTGGAGACTTAAGACCCTGGAAGCCTGATCCCCAATTATTAAAATGTCCTAAGCCATTGGGTCCACCAAAAGGTAAGCCAGAAAGACCAAAACCTAAACCGCCAAAACCACCGAATCCACCAATACCACCAAAACCACCAAATCCACCAAATCCACGAAGATGTCCAAAtctatcataattatttgtccttctaaaaccatttatttcattgttaatATTTCTATATCCAACTTGACCTGTGTTAATAATGTTGCCCCTATTTAGTCGATTGCTATTGTAGCCCTCAAAGTTTGTAGGTCGTTCTGTACCAACACCAAATCTCACATCAAGACCACCGCTTCCATCGAAACCACCACCATAATTTCCACTGTTTTCATTATAACCGTAAGTCACTGTGGAACTGTCATAACCACCGTAACTGCCATAGTTTGATTTAGTGTATACAATTCTTCCATTATTAGCAATTTTAGGATAATGTCTTTCACTACGTAGAATAGCCTTGCCATTAGCCTTTGATATTACGTTTCCATTCTGATCCAGATAAGTATGAAAGCTTTCTTCTGATTTTCTTTTTCCGTGCTCATATTCGTTTCCTTGACCGAAGCCGATTTCGCCATAACTACCTCTGGCGTCATCGCCACTGTTTCTTGTCAAAATTCCTGTAATAATGACAAGCTATTATATAAGTTACAATACAatcctacctactaataataaaaagagaaaaaaattataacgttgtaggggtaatctctggatctactcaacCGAGTTTGAAAATTCTATAACCAATACAAGCCTCGTTATTTGAGTGTCATAGcctgtatttttctttttacgggaacgggaactacgtgagtgaaaccgcgggcgtctgctagtatactaTCTCATTAAAATGGGAAAAGAGTgtctgttattttaataaagttacaTAAAGAACGATAAAAGAAAAGGGCGTGACGCtaatacaagatttttttttcatttcttttttcattctttacaagttagcccttgacttcaatctcacctgatggtaagtgatgttgcaatctaagatggaagcgggctaaattgatATTAAATGCGAAATAATTCGGGATATCATCCCTGATTTGCCCCATCTATAACCTTTAtgaacctttaaaaaaaataatactacgTCAAAAAATAGTATTACCACGAACTCAATGTATtctaaaaagttaaatttattcTCACCTTTTGCATTGGTTATTGCCAAAATAATCCCAAAAGCCAACACCGTCTTCATGGCTGTGAGTTCACCAACTACCAGGGAAATATGTGAAGAACCTTTTTATACAGATATAAAACACGTTTGTGATCTGCCAACCCACCCATTTCACTAAATTATCACCCCAAGATTCACTAATGCATACTCACGGAAATGCTTGTTCTATAATGTTCTTGTCCAGTTATAGGCAACTTCTTCTCTAAAGAAGAAAACGAATAGAATGCATATTTTTGATTCAGTTTTAGGATTCCGTTGTCAAAATTGAACCATTCGTTTCGCTATGTCCGTCTGTACGTTTATCGGTCCATCCGCGGTTTGGCGCGCTCTCAAAAAATATTGTGGGGATGTTAACATCAGTATCGAATAAGGTTTTAGTTTAAAGTGCTCATTATTTCTTACATTCAagtagctgtttttttttatttttgttattacattATTGCTATTTTTATCAATACATACAGCAGGTCAAAAGGAATGTTTGTATTATGTGTACTTTATTGCTTTTTACGCGTTTATGAAGTCCCTGGCATCCGCTAGTGTGATCTTAATGATGTATATAAGTCTTATGAACTTGTGATCAACGTACAAACAGCCACTctttctattttatatatacGTATAGATTAAGATTCTCACgacaattaggtatattttatttaatttaatattatattaatagccATTAGTTTCAACCGGCCCACTGTCACGAATCACGATAGGTATTTCTGAGTTCAAAGACACCTTAAAAACTTGCcctatttagtttttatttttttatttatttaatgaacgGTAAGTTTATTTAGGATGTGGTGTTCGATTAGGTAAATTACTACATCTACCTAAAATCGAAATGGTTCGTCACGTCACTTACCACTCTTTATCTCTAATCACTCTTTCTAATTTGGCTGATACGCGACCGCGTGTCTCGATACGGTGATAGGCTCGCGGTTTTTACGCAAGTTGACTCTATTTTTATAACGTCTATAAGCGTATGATGGATTTGATGGGTTCTTCTGCCAACATACTTTACTAAGCATAGTTGACAGAACAACAAGACACTGCGTAAGCTGTAACGCTTAAGCTAGATTGCGGGTGTAAGTACAGAAAGTGTTCCGTGCATGTTATTAAAAGGAAGAAAAGCTCTTACTTCTTTTTTCATAGACCGATCCAGggctcaaacccaggacctcatgatcatGGCTACACAGACTTGACAAACAAAgcaataatcataatcatatcctATTAATTGCTTATTATGccataataaattacataatttgaaTACTAGTTTTTAGACATACGTTTCGACCTGAATGGGTTATTTGACCTCAATACTTTACTATAATTAGTAGTGTCACTACGATTAAAGTTGCTTTTGTAGCTGACGTAGCATAACGGagctatatttttcaaaaattaccaGGCATCGCAAATGTTGAAATCGCTAATCGCTAAACGGTTTTGATTCGTCATTCCCTAAACATGCTACAAAGATATAGATTACCCTGTCAGTTTTTATTTTCCCTACGACCTACAAAATCATCTTCTAGCCAAGCGCCGCCCATGCGCCGCCTATGCAActcgctatttttttttaggtatatataaactagtggacgtccgcgacttcgctCGCGTCAAATggtgttttttacaaatcccgcgggaaacttgtacttttccgggataaaaattatcttaatcTTCTGCTCCATAGTCCAATTTGTCTCTGTACCAAATCACATCCAAATCGGTTACCGTTatggccgtgaaaaggtaacagacagacggacagacttactttagcatttataatattagtatagattctattGGCTTAGATAAATTTTATAACGTTAAGcaagcaaatattaaaaaaaaataattaatatgtaaacaGAGCTAGATTTCAGAAGTCTTTGACCTAAGAAATATCCCGTCCTGGTGTACCGTTTGTAATATATTctaatggtattttatattagtaataattgtaaaattaaatataataatttatatctaataataataattataaaattttagcaTAATACGTATGTTATGGTAAAATTTTATCGTGTTACTGTTTGTACATTGTGTTTTGACATTATATTCAGACAAGAAGAACAATAATCCAAATTCAACTAATTACAGTGTTCATTTAAGGCTTTTGAGAgcttaaataaagttataaattgCATAGTTTTTGAATTAATCATTGAagtaaactgttaaaattattaaatagtagATCATGACACAAAGCCTCGTCATATGGACGAGAAATAAAGTCCTTAAAAGACAAAAACAGAAGTACTTAAACAATGTATTGcacataaaacaaaacaaaacatccatactaatattataagtgtgaaagtgtgtgtgtctgtttgtttgtcggTCTTTCACAGCAAAatggagcgacgaattgacgtgattttttaagtggagatagttaaaaggatggagagtgacataggttactttttgtcACTTTCTGACCCCCCATTTTCCTATAATGGgaggtggaagtttgtatggatcaTTTCGCAATTTTTAagcacatttataatattaaaaaaataataaataatataattttatggatAACAGAAGAATTGATGCAGTGTGTTCATACTCATCATAAAAAGCTTAAGAGGGTTTTAGAAAAAAAGCTGTATGCATAA
This DNA window, taken from Bicyclus anynana chromosome 1, ilBicAnyn1.1, whole genome shotgun sequence, encodes the following:
- the LOC112044394 gene encoding uncharacterized protein LOC112044394, producing the protein MKMLFVVIFACAVWEASGYPYPYYGTNMDSISYGSTDINRGGVAMSRYYNPYYSPRAYGGGMAAFMFKPEDQYQPQPQTSQYYLPDRRRQTQPESNYPQQNEVYYPQVPEQTERLPEQPVIQENPAIPAVTEATELVEPTEKTEVETTLKTIVPELSEPESEEIPKPASKKRVTKKKQVKKPVEEEEDESDDYPPKMPSGAFFPMFFGWGGRSSNGAPGGATAIANAYSTGRGGVATSHATAYGPPRPESKRL
- the LOC112044417 gene encoding PE-PGRS family protein PE_PGRS47-like; this translates as MKTVLAFGIILAITNAKGILTRNSGDDARGSYGEIGFGQGNEYEHGKRKSEESFHTYLDQNGNVISKANGKAILRSERHYPKIANNGRIVYTKSNYGSYGGYDSSTVTYGYNENSGNYGGGFDGSGGLDVRFGVGTERPTNFEGYNSNRLNRGNIINTGQVGYRNINNEINGFRRTNNYDRFGHLRGFGGFGGFGGIGGFGGFGGLGFGLSGLPFGGPNGLGHFNNWGSGFQGLKSPSVPISGIPAKPNSGLINQKFDEINGGLDGVDQDGDGDGSVTTIGSNECGSSTCAPKGKYAYASASASAGSYRK